A single window of Leptolyngbya ohadii IS1 DNA harbors:
- a CDS encoding FHA domain-containing protein — MIVCPNCNHQNPDAAIQCEACYTPLPAMTTCPNCGASVQTDASFCGQCGSSLEVNAAPATPSYIPPTIAPDLDIPDLPAPDPLIPPDPLVASVPPVASAHAPAINPATSNPAATEPIAPPPLPTPAQGSAASSSKTQLQLQTARLLHVQTNTMIELPANLTVIHIGKPNDRVPPDVDVSGFPNSEIVSRIHADIRVEGDIYYIEDVGSSNGTYINNTPLPQGNRHRLRPGDRVALGKGDKVSFLFQMS; from the coding sequence ATGATTGTTTGTCCTAACTGCAACCACCAGAATCCAGATGCGGCGATCCAGTGCGAAGCCTGCTATACGCCCTTGCCTGCCATGACCACCTGCCCAAACTGCGGTGCATCGGTACAAACGGATGCCAGCTTCTGCGGTCAATGTGGCTCCAGCTTGGAGGTAAACGCAGCGCCAGCAACGCCCAGCTATATTCCGCCGACGATCGCCCCTGATCTGGATATCCCGGATTTACCTGCCCCCGATCCGCTGATTCCGCCCGATCCATTGGTTGCTTCGGTGCCGCCTGTAGCGTCTGCTCATGCCCCTGCAATCAATCCCGCCACCAGCAATCCTGCTGCAACAGAGCCGATCGCCCCTCCACCGCTCCCAACCCCAGCCCAGGGATCTGCTGCCAGCAGTTCTAAGACCCAGCTTCAGCTTCAAACCGCTCGGCTGCTGCACGTTCAAACCAATACAATGATCGAGCTTCCCGCTAACCTGACCGTGATTCACATTGGCAAACCGAACGATCGAGTTCCGCCAGACGTGGATGTGTCGGGCTTCCCCAACTCGGAAATCGTGTCGCGGATTCATGCCGATATTCGCGTCGAGGGAGATATCTATTACATCGAAGATGTAGGCAGTTCTAACGGCACGTATATTAACAACACGCCGCTGCCGCAGGGGAATCGTCACCGTTTGCGACCAGGCGATCGGGTGGCGCTAGGGAAAGGCGATAAGGTGTCTTTTCTGTTTCAGATGTCGTGA
- the pgl gene encoding 6-phosphogluconolactonase has translation MSKHIEVLPDTGALIQRSLELVLEKLRQAIAERDVATIALSGGSTPKPLYEALAQQDLPWDKIQIFWGDERFVSHDHPDSNARMARQAWLDKVPLPAANIHPMPTDDADPVDAAAKYDRELRQFFNLDRDEIPHIDVMLLGMGDDGHTASLFPHTEALQVCDLLATVGNKDGQPRITMTVPIINESRTIIFMVAGENKQNALSHVFSPNPDTSTYPSSLVHPEHGELWWLLDQAAGANLPQA, from the coding sequence GTGAGCAAGCACATTGAAGTTTTGCCGGACACCGGCGCGCTGATTCAACGATCGCTGGAACTGGTGCTGGAGAAACTGCGGCAGGCAATTGCGGAACGGGATGTTGCAACGATCGCCCTATCGGGAGGAAGCACGCCCAAACCGCTGTACGAGGCACTGGCGCAGCAGGACTTGCCCTGGGACAAAATTCAGATCTTCTGGGGCGATGAGCGATTCGTCTCCCACGACCATCCCGACAGCAACGCTCGTATGGCAAGACAGGCATGGCTGGATAAAGTTCCCCTACCAGCAGCCAATATTCACCCCATGCCCACCGATGACGCTGATCCGGTAGATGCGGCGGCAAAATACGATCGCGAGCTAAGGCAGTTCTTTAACCTCGATCGGGACGAGATTCCCCACATCGACGTGATGCTGCTGGGCATGGGCGACGATGGACATACGGCTTCCCTGTTTCCCCATACAGAGGCGCTTCAGGTGTGCGATCTTCTAGCAACGGTAGGCAACAAAGACGGACAGCCCCGGATCACGATGACTGTACCGATCATCAACGAGTCGCGCACGATTATTTTTATGGTGGCAGGGGAGAACAAGCAAAATGCCCTTTCTCACGTCTTTTCCCCCAACCCCGATACCTCCACCTACCCGTCCAGCCTAGTCCACCCCGAACATGGCGAACTCTGGTGGCTTCTGGATCAGGCAGCAGGGGCAAATTTACCCCAGGCATAA
- the hpsJ-B gene encoding hormogonium polysaccharide biosynthesis protein HpsJ — MTLKQAPTTQRPYSVLVSRALKIVGIVVTLAALVDILILPIPYQLGDRQWQINFAAQMVDRGVVPLVGIALILTGFWVDSVAGGLTERKRLWQDPRFYACLLSSLLGLMFVLLFPLHLNNVRIGNTEVQGQLEQQATQAQTDINTRLQAEVQSQRQQIQQLLGATDEQLQQLVTAGQLSQEQANRIKEFKANPASLDTFLKEREGQLREQLQSQVGVRKEEQAAAIRNEALKSGLRVGLSSLLLAIGFSAVGWLGLRNLASDR; from the coding sequence ATGACTTTGAAACAAGCTCCCACAACCCAACGCCCCTACTCAGTTCTGGTGTCCCGTGCCCTCAAGATCGTCGGCATCGTTGTCACCCTGGCTGCCCTGGTCGATATCCTGATCCTGCCGATTCCTTACCAGTTGGGCGATCGCCAGTGGCAGATTAACTTTGCGGCGCAAATGGTCGATCGAGGTGTGGTTCCTTTGGTCGGAATTGCCCTGATCCTGACGGGTTTCTGGGTCGATAGTGTCGCAGGGGGACTGACGGAGCGCAAGCGGCTGTGGCAAGACCCGCGTTTCTATGCCTGTCTGCTGTCCAGCTTGCTGGGGCTGATGTTTGTGCTGCTGTTTCCGCTTCACCTGAATAACGTGCGGATTGGCAATACCGAAGTACAGGGACAGCTTGAGCAGCAGGCAACCCAGGCGCAAACCGACATTAACACCCGCCTCCAGGCAGAAGTGCAGTCCCAGCGGCAGCAGATTCAGCAGCTTTTGGGCGCAACCGATGAGCAGCTTCAGCAGTTGGTGACTGCCGGACAGTTGAGCCAGGAGCAAGCTAACCGGATTAAAGAGTTCAAGGCAAACCCCGCAAGCCTGGATACCTTCCTGAAGGAGCGGGAAGGGCAACTCCGGGAGCAGCTTCAGTCTCAGGTCGGCGTTCGCAAAGAGGAGCAGGCAGCAGCCATTCGCAATGAGGCATTGAAGTCCGGGTTACGCGTTGGTCTGAGCAGTTTACTTCTAGCGATCGGCTTTAGCGCAGTCGGCTGGCTGGGACTGAGAAACTTGGCAAGCGATCGATAA
- a CDS encoding glycosyltransferase family 2 protein yields MFSIYILTFNEELDIGACIESALLSDDVVVVDSCSSDRTVEIATEIASRFPVRVVQHPFESHGKQRTWMLEAVPPKHEWVYILEADERMTPELFQECLAAIQDDRSGNRYVGYYVAERVMFMGQWIRRSTQYPRYQLRLLRHGKVWFNDYGHTEREVCQGETGFLQQTYPHYTCSKGLSRWIEKHNRYSTDEAIETLHQLEAGAVNWRNLLLGRTEVDRRRALKDLSLRMPFRPLIRFLYMYLLLGGWQDGRAGFAWCTLQAFYEYLIVLKVRELRQAAAATPTPTPALQQCPGAQNASSVSASVATNVSASVSASVTVNTDKDKIYS; encoded by the coding sequence ATGTTCTCGATTTACATCCTCACGTTTAACGAAGAGCTGGATATCGGTGCCTGTATCGAGTCCGCCCTACTTTCCGATGATGTGGTCGTGGTTGATTCTTGCAGCAGCGATCGCACGGTCGAGATTGCCACTGAAATCGCCAGCCGCTTTCCGGTACGGGTGGTGCAGCATCCCTTTGAGAGCCACGGCAAGCAGCGAACCTGGATGCTGGAGGCGGTGCCGCCTAAGCATGAATGGGTCTATATCCTAGAAGCCGATGAGCGCATGACCCCCGAACTGTTTCAGGAGTGCCTGGCTGCGATTCAGGACGATCGCTCTGGAAATCGCTATGTGGGGTACTATGTCGCCGAACGGGTGATGTTTATGGGGCAGTGGATTCGTCGCAGCACCCAGTATCCCCGCTACCAGCTCAGGCTGTTGCGCCACGGCAAGGTCTGGTTTAACGACTACGGACATACAGAGCGGGAAGTTTGTCAGGGGGAAACGGGATTTTTGCAGCAGACCTATCCCCACTACACTTGCAGCAAAGGCTTGAGCCGCTGGATCGAAAAGCACAACCGCTATTCCACCGATGAGGCGATCGAAACCCTGCATCAGCTGGAAGCGGGGGCGGTGAACTGGCGCAATTTGCTCCTGGGAAGAACGGAAGTCGATCGGCGGCGTGCGCTGAAGGATCTGTCCCTGCGGATGCCGTTTCGTCCGCTGATTCGTTTCCTGTATATGTATTTGTTGCTGGGCGGCTGGCAAGATGGGCGGGCAGGCTTTGCCTGGTGTACGCTTCAGGCGTTTTACGAGTACCTGATTGTCCTGAAAGTGCGAGAACTCCGACAGGCTGCTGCTGCGACGCCTACCCCTACCCCTGCTCTTCAGCAGTGTCCCGGTGCCCAGAATGCGTCGAGTGTCTCTGCAAGTGTCGCTACAAATGTCTCTGCAAGTGTCTCTGCAAGTGTCACTGTGAATACAGATAAAGATAAGATTTACTCGTAG
- a CDS encoding DUF502 domain-containing protein codes for MSLLQRFKQDLKNDLIAGLLVVIPLATTIWLSYTIATWVIDFLTRIPKRLDPFNGLNPLLGDLLNFAIGLTVPLAFILLTGLMARNIAGRWLLDVGERLLQAIPLAGAVYKTLKQLLETLLRDTNNKFRRVVLVEYPRKGIWAIAFVTGVMSPQIQSQMTGTMLSVFIPTTPNPTTGWYAVVPEDEVVNLSLSIEDAFKIVVSGGIVSPGSTSLPALSGYESREPAIEPASDKSLQPLSAAKTEEA; via the coding sequence TTGTCTCTACTCCAACGCTTTAAGCAAGACCTCAAAAATGACCTGATTGCTGGGCTGCTGGTGGTAATTCCGCTGGCAACTACGATCTGGCTCAGCTATACCATCGCAACCTGGGTCATTGACTTTCTGACGCGCATCCCCAAACGGCTCGATCCCTTCAATGGGCTAAATCCGTTGCTGGGTGATCTGCTCAACTTTGCGATCGGGCTAACCGTTCCCCTGGCGTTCATTCTGTTAACGGGCTTGATGGCGCGGAACATTGCGGGTCGCTGGCTGCTAGATGTGGGTGAACGTCTGCTGCAAGCCATTCCTCTGGCGGGTGCAGTTTACAAAACCCTGAAGCAACTCCTGGAAACCCTCCTGCGCGACACCAACAATAAATTCCGGCGCGTGGTGCTGGTGGAATATCCGCGTAAGGGAATTTGGGCGATCGCCTTTGTGACGGGGGTTATGAGTCCGCAGATTCAGTCTCAGATGACGGGAACGATGCTGAGCGTCTTTATCCCAACGACGCCCAATCCGACGACGGGCTGGTATGCGGTGGTTCCAGAGGACGAAGTCGTGAATCTGTCGCTGTCGATCGAGGATGCGTTCAAGATTGTGGTATCCGGCGGCATTGTCAGCCCTGGCTCAACCAGTCTCCCTGCTCTCAGCGGCTACGAGAGTCGCGAACCTGCGATCGAACCTGCTTCAGATAAATCCCTCCAGCCGTTATCGGCGGCTAAGACGGAAGAAGCGTAG
- a CDS encoding DUF3172 domain-containing protein yields the protein MIKRRPPKTPPRSPRYSDDRDRDRDYYDRDPYMDKPEKPQQKGLFGGALTYTTGAILATVFIVGIGLGMFFGSYTPSSNLSSVATRVDIEQASPNPEICLQYGASAVTVDLRAFMTLNPFSVFVTQPRMVPGCVLRSSNWNILQSRNLINGEQMTECRRRMNTFAYTGDIDRADGNTRIDCVYQNDAAGNLFRQAGSSTSPENDRL from the coding sequence ATGATCAAACGTAGACCTCCAAAAACACCGCCTCGATCGCCCCGTTACTCCGACGATCGCGATCGGGATCGGGACTACTATGACCGAGATCCCTATATGGACAAACCCGAAAAACCGCAGCAAAAGGGACTCTTTGGCGGAGCCTTGACCTATACCACAGGCGCAATTCTAGCGACGGTATTTATTGTGGGCATCGGCTTAGGGATGTTCTTCGGCTCCTACACGCCCTCGTCGAACCTGAGCAGCGTGGCGACCCGCGTGGATATTGAACAGGCATCGCCTAACCCAGAAATCTGCTTGCAGTACGGCGCGAGTGCGGTGACGGTAGACCTGCGGGCATTTATGACCCTCAACCCCTTTAGCGTCTTTGTGACGCAGCCGCGTATGGTTCCGGGCTGTGTGCTTAGAAGCAGCAACTGGAACATTCTGCAAAGCCGCAACTTAATTAACGGTGAACAGATGACCGAGTGCCGCCGACGCATGAACACTTTTGCCTATACCGGAGACATCGATCGGGCAGACGGCAATACTCGAATCGACTGCGTTTATCAAAACGATGCCGCAGGCAACCTGTTCCGTCAGGCAGGCAGCAGCACTTCCCCCGAAAACGATCGACTGTAA
- a CDS encoding ABC transporter permease has protein sequence MLKASSIRGIFTDSLTVFWGDWLDLRVRLPQVIASGLISPLIYILAFGLGLGSALAVRPPIGDSYLEFILPGMVALSSMTISFGGTTFSICGERLYSKTFEEILLLPVHPLALFLGKMLAGVVRGLMTSGAVIVVALLFTRNLAFLNPLFLLVLVLNCAIFSGLGVIAGLNVKSLEGVGLINNFLIVPMSFLGATFFDPTKLPMLFKGIIFLLPLTYTSISLRSIVLDSLANFPWYSIPILLIAGIALSAIGAYQFSHQQD, from the coding sequence GTGCTTAAAGCTTCTTCGATTCGCGGCATTTTCACCGATAGTTTGACCGTTTTCTGGGGCGACTGGCTCGACTTGCGAGTTCGTTTGCCTCAGGTGATTGCTTCTGGCTTAATTTCGCCTCTCATCTACATTCTGGCGTTTGGTCTGGGCTTGGGTAGTGCGCTGGCAGTGCGTCCGCCGATCGGGGATTCCTATCTGGAGTTCATTCTGCCGGGAATGGTTGCCCTCTCCTCAATGACGATTAGCTTTGGCGGCACCACCTTTTCGATCTGCGGCGAACGGCTCTACTCCAAAACCTTTGAGGAAATCCTGCTGCTTCCGGTTCATCCCCTGGCACTGTTCCTGGGTAAGATGCTGGCAGGCGTGGTGCGCGGACTGATGACCTCCGGTGCGGTGATTGTCGTGGCGCTGCTGTTTACGCGCAATCTGGCATTTCTGAATCCGCTGTTTCTGCTGGTGCTGGTGCTGAACTGCGCGATTTTCTCCGGCTTGGGCGTGATCGCAGGTCTAAACGTCAAATCCCTGGAAGGCGTGGGGTTGATCAATAACTTCTTGATTGTGCCCATGTCCTTCCTCGGTGCAACCTTCTTTGATCCCACAAAGCTCCCCATGCTGTTCAAAGGCATTATCTTCCTGCTGCCCCTCACCTACACCAGTATCAGCCTCCGATCGATCGTGCTGGATTCGCTGGCGAACTTTCCCTGGTACAGTATTCCAATTCTGCTGATCGCAGGGATTGCGCTATCGGCGATCGGGGCTTATCAGTTCTCGCATCAGCAGGACTAA
- the lysS gene encoding lysine--tRNA ligase — protein sequence MASEDLRATRLEKVAQIKELGKNPYAYRWEITAHAAELQQKYADLAAGEDLDVEVSIAGRITARRVMGKLAFFTLQDETGTIQLYLDKKKIQEFMGQIDAEAFKHLTQLTDTGDILGVKGTIRRTEKGELSVSVTYYEILTKSLLPLPDKWHGLTDVEKRYRQRYVDLIVNPEVRETFRRRALITAAIRRYLDQQGFIEIETPVLQPEAGGAEARPFVTYHNTLEMELYLRIATELHLKRLIVGGFEKVFEMGRIFRNEGVSTRHNPEFTSIEVYQAYADYHDMMTLTENIIVYAAETVLGTLKIAYQGQDVDLTPPWRRITMHEAVQEQSGIDFSQFSSLEEARSAAKAAGIKDVEKCESIGKLLNEAFEQKVETTLIQPTFILDYPVEISPLAKPHRSKPGLVERFELFIVGRETANSFSELTDPIDQRERLEAQAARKAAGDLEANSVDEDFLTALEYGMPPTGGMGMGIDRLVMLLCDCASIRDVIAFPLLKPEPKVEEGKSEEVKSGEG from the coding sequence ATGGCTTCTGAAGACCTCCGTGCGACGCGCCTCGAAAAAGTTGCCCAAATCAAAGAACTGGGCAAAAATCCCTATGCCTATCGCTGGGAAATCACTGCCCATGCCGCAGAACTCCAGCAAAAATACGCTGATCTGGCAGCGGGAGAAGATCTCGACGTCGAAGTGTCGATCGCCGGACGGATTACGGCTCGTCGGGTGATGGGCAAGCTGGCATTCTTTACGCTGCAAGACGAGACGGGCACAATTCAGCTGTACCTGGACAAAAAGAAAATCCAGGAATTCATGGGGCAGATCGACGCAGAAGCGTTTAAGCACCTGACGCAGTTGACCGATACCGGAGACATTCTGGGCGTGAAGGGCACAATCCGCCGCACAGAAAAGGGCGAACTGTCGGTTAGCGTCACCTACTACGAAATCCTGACCAAGTCCCTGCTGCCCTTGCCGGACAAGTGGCACGGCTTAACGGACGTGGAAAAACGCTATCGCCAGCGGTACGTCGATCTGATCGTCAATCCGGAAGTGCGGGAAACCTTTCGCCGCAGAGCCTTGATTACGGCTGCGATTCGTCGCTATCTGGATCAGCAGGGCTTTATCGAGATCGAAACCCCAGTGCTTCAGCCGGAGGCAGGGGGGGCGGAGGCGCGTCCGTTCGTCACATACCACAACACGCTGGAGATGGAGCTGTATCTGCGGATTGCCACCGAACTGCACCTGAAGCGGCTAATCGTCGGTGGATTCGAGAAAGTGTTTGAAATGGGGCGAATTTTCCGCAACGAGGGAGTCTCGACGCGCCACAACCCAGAATTCACCTCGATCGAGGTTTATCAGGCGTACGCCGACTACCACGACATGATGACCCTTACCGAAAACATCATTGTCTACGCGGCAGAGACGGTACTGGGGACGCTGAAGATTGCCTACCAGGGACAGGACGTGGATCTGACTCCTCCCTGGCGACGAATCACGATGCACGAAGCGGTACAGGAGCAGAGCGGAATCGACTTCAGCCAGTTCTCTTCTCTGGAAGAAGCGCGATCGGCGGCAAAGGCAGCAGGGATTAAGGACGTAGAAAAGTGTGAGTCGATCGGCAAACTGCTGAACGAGGCATTTGAACAAAAGGTCGAAACCACCCTGATTCAGCCCACCTTTATCCTCGACTATCCGGTCGAAATCTCGCCGCTGGCAAAGCCCCACCGCAGCAAACCCGGACTGGTGGAGCGATTCGAGCTATTTATCGTCGGACGCGAAACGGCAAACAGCTTTTCCGAGTTAACTGACCCGATCGATCAGCGGGAACGTCTGGAAGCGCAGGCTGCTCGCAAAGCCGCCGGAGATCTGGAGGCAAACAGCGTCGATGAGGACTTCCTGACTGCCCTGGAATACGGAATGCCCCCCACCGGAGGGATGGGGATGGGAATCGATCGTCTGGTGATGCTGCTTTGCGACTGTGCCAGTATCCGGGACGTAATTGCTTTCCCGCTGCTGAAGCCAGAACCCAAGGTAGAAGAAGGAAAGTCGGAGGAAGTAAAATCGGGCGAAGGATAA
- a CDS encoding amino acid ABC transporter ATP-binding protein: MTQSQINGATTDRTDANELMIIAENVEKWYDNNFHVLRGVSLTVKKGEVVVVMGPSGSGKSTFIRTFNALEAYQKGRIIIDGIHLSHDVKNIDAIRREVGMVFQQFNLFPHLSVLQNVSLAPIWVRRKPKAEAEAIAMQLLERVGILEQAKKFPGQLSGGQQQRVAIARALAMQPKIMLFDEPTSALDPEMVREVLDVMRTLANSGMTMVCVTHEVGFAREVADRVVLMADGLLIEEATPDEFFNNPQEERTKKFLSQIL; this comes from the coding sequence ATGACGCAAAGCCAGATCAATGGGGCAACCACCGATCGTACCGATGCTAACGAACTGATGATTATTGCTGAGAATGTCGAGAAGTGGTACGACAACAATTTCCACGTTCTGCGCGGGGTCAGCCTGACGGTCAAAAAGGGGGAAGTGGTGGTGGTCATGGGACCATCAGGATCGGGTAAATCGACCTTCATCCGTACCTTTAACGCGCTGGAGGCATACCAGAAGGGCAGAATTATCATTGATGGGATTCATCTGTCCCACGACGTGAAGAACATTGATGCCATCCGGCGGGAAGTGGGGATGGTATTCCAGCAGTTCAACCTGTTTCCCCACCTGAGCGTTCTGCAAAATGTGTCCCTGGCTCCCATCTGGGTGCGCCGCAAGCCCAAAGCCGAAGCCGAGGCGATCGCCATGCAGCTTCTAGAGCGGGTCGGCATTCTGGAGCAGGCAAAGAAGTTTCCCGGTCAGCTCTCTGGCGGTCAGCAGCAGCGAGTCGCGATCGCCCGTGCCCTGGCAATGCAGCCAAAAATCATGCTGTTCGACGAACCGACCTCCGCCCTCGACCCGGAAATGGTGCGGGAAGTGCTGGACGTGATGCGAACCCTGGCAAACAGCGGTATGACAATGGTTTGTGTCACCCACGAAGTCGGGTTTGCGCGTGAAGTTGCCGATCGAGTCGTGCTGATGGCAGATGGACTGCTCATAGAAGAAGCCACTCCCGACGAGTTCTTCAACAATCCGCAGGAGGAGCGGACAAAAAAATTCCTGTCGCAGATTCTCTAG
- a CDS encoding amino acid ABC transporter permease — MTTVPSSSIAPPPSARSSPATWIRKNFFSNWFNTLLTLLILAGLLWWASGFLNWAFTQARWDVIPKNMALFFAGRYPAAQRWRIWILFAIVLAVAGLTWGTLVRNTPKLLTRNVLTWVGVAAAITILLPVPTQTHIILLALEALLLATAWIGHRVGYKIPNLVNWLPLIWGITYVLTLWLLAGGFGLRPVSTNDWGGLALTLFMAVSSIVLCFPAGVLLALGRRSDLPMIRGICTAFIELVRGVPLIAWLFIGKFIFPDFLPIGSPTPNNLLRAIVVLAMFSAAYLAENIRGGLQSIPRGQTEAAQALGLNPLLTTILIILPQALKISIPAIVGQFISLFQDTTLLYIVDVQELLGMANAVLANPEFLGRRGEVYLFIGIIYWVCCYAMSVGSRRLEQQMNTSR; from the coding sequence ATGACTACCGTTCCCAGCAGCTCTATTGCTCCCCCACCCTCTGCCCGTTCCAGTCCAGCCACCTGGATTCGCAAAAACTTCTTTAGCAACTGGTTTAATACCCTGCTCACCCTGCTAATTCTGGCAGGATTACTCTGGTGGGCAAGCGGATTTCTAAACTGGGCATTTACTCAGGCAAGATGGGACGTAATTCCCAAAAACATGGCGCTTTTCTTTGCGGGGCGCTATCCAGCGGCACAACGCTGGCGCATCTGGATCTTGTTTGCGATCGTGCTAGCTGTAGCAGGGTTAACTTGGGGAACCTTGGTTCGCAACACGCCCAAACTCCTGACGCGAAACGTTCTGACCTGGGTAGGGGTGGCTGCCGCGATCACTATTCTGCTCCCTGTTCCGACCCAAACCCACATTATTCTGCTGGCACTGGAAGCGTTGCTGCTGGCAACCGCCTGGATAGGGCATCGCGTCGGCTATAAGATTCCCAATCTGGTCAATTGGCTTCCCCTGATCTGGGGGATTACCTACGTTTTAACCCTGTGGCTGCTAGCCGGCGGATTTGGACTGCGCCCGGTTTCCACGAACGATTGGGGCGGACTGGCACTGACGCTGTTTATGGCGGTTTCCAGTATCGTTCTCTGTTTCCCGGCGGGTGTCCTGCTGGCACTGGGGCGACGCAGCGATCTGCCTATGATTCGCGGCATCTGTACCGCCTTTATTGAACTGGTGCGGGGTGTACCGCTGATTGCCTGGCTGTTTATCGGCAAATTTATCTTCCCGGATTTTCTGCCGATCGGCTCTCCCACACCCAATAATCTGCTGAGAGCGATCGTCGTACTGGCGATGTTCAGTGCAGCTTACCTGGCGGAAAACATCCGGGGCGGACTGCAATCGATCCCGCGAGGACAAACCGAGGCAGCACAGGCGTTGGGACTGAATCCGCTCCTCACCACGATCCTGATCATTCTGCCCCAGGCGTTAAAGATTTCGATTCCGGCGATCGTCGGTCAATTTATCAGCCTGTTCCAGGACACAACGCTGCTCTACATTGTGGATGTGCAGGAGTTGCTGGGTATGGCAAACGCGGTACTGGCGAACCCAGAGTTCCTGGGCAGGCGGGGCGAGGTTTATCTGTTTATTGGCATCATTTACTGGGTGTGCTGCTATGCCATGTCCGTGGGGAGCCGTCGGCTTGAACAGCAGATGAATACCAGCCGCTAG
- a CDS encoding amino acid ABC transporter permease yields the protein MTSTTNNGEEKIPFWRDQRFWRVALQVAAVVLVIILLSVLFRNLTGNWTRRGTRFTYSFLTNAASFNIGETLISYTPNDNYARAFLVGLLNSLRVILLGFIFTTIVGTVAGIASFSENWLVRQISRVYVEIVRNTPLLLQLIVWYFTVFLRLPRPDNQIILFNSFYLSNTGIHIPWPSGSLLTWLSVLVLIAGTIVAFMLWTWRTRLIVERGESGQPQLIGIGAIAVISLLLLIFGLGWQIPQSPSSGQVQGGLRLSSEFCGLLFGLTFYTGAFIAEIVRGGIQSVSRGQWEAARSLGLHSGLVMRLVVFPQALRVIIPSLNSQYMNLAKNSSLALAVGFPDVFSVAATSLNQTGRSVELILIIAATYLLLNLIISVVMNQLNRAVQLKER from the coding sequence ATGACCTCCACCACAAATAACGGTGAAGAGAAGATTCCCTTTTGGCGCGATCAGCGATTTTGGCGAGTTGCGCTCCAGGTGGCTGCGGTTGTGCTGGTTATCATTTTGCTGTCCGTACTGTTTCGTAATCTGACGGGCAACTGGACAAGGCGCGGCACCCGCTTCACCTACAGCTTTCTGACCAACGCCGCCAGTTTTAATATCGGCGAAACCCTGATTTCTTATACGCCCAACGACAACTACGCCAGAGCTTTTCTGGTCGGCTTGCTGAATTCGCTGCGGGTGATTCTGCTGGGCTTTATATTTACGACGATCGTAGGTACGGTCGCCGGAATTGCCAGCTTTTCGGAGAACTGGCTGGTGCGCCAGATCAGTCGGGTCTATGTGGAGATCGTCCGCAATACACCGCTGCTGCTGCAACTGATCGTTTGGTATTTCACGGTCTTTCTGCGTCTGCCCAGACCGGACAATCAAATCATTCTTTTTAATTCCTTCTATCTGAGCAATACAGGAATCCACATTCCCTGGCCCTCTGGCAGTCTGCTGACTTGGCTGAGCGTTTTGGTGCTGATTGCAGGTACGATCGTCGCGTTTATGCTCTGGACCTGGCGAACCCGTCTGATTGTGGAGCGGGGCGAGTCTGGACAGCCGCAGCTAATCGGCATTGGGGCGATCGCCGTTATTTCTCTCCTGCTGCTGATCTTTGGTCTGGGCTGGCAAATTCCCCAGTCGCCAAGTTCGGGGCAGGTTCAGGGTGGGTTGCGGCTTTCCTCAGAGTTCTGCGGACTGCTGTTCGGTTTAACCTTCTATACCGGAGCCTTCATCGCGGAGATTGTGCGGGGCGGGATTCAGTCTGTCTCTAGAGGGCAATGGGAAGCGGCACGATCGCTGGGACTGCATTCGGGATTAGTAATGCGTCTCGTGGTTTTTCCACAGGCGTTGCGGGTCATTATTCCCTCGCTCAACAGCCAGTACATGAACCTGGCGAAGAACTCCAGTCTTGCGCTGGCAGTGGGTTTTCCCGATGTGTTCTCCGTGGCGGCAACCTCGCTGAACCAGACGGGGCGATCGGTGGAACTTATCTTGATCATCGCTGCGACCTACCTGCTGCTAAACCTGATTATTTCGGTTGTGATGAACCAGTTGAACCGTGCCGTTCAGCTTAAAGAACGCTAA